ATTGCTACCGTGTTACTTGCCGTGGTGGAAATGCCGAAGAACACGCCGTGCATAAAACGGACAACCGCCAAAAGCGGCAAAAGCCCAAGTGCCCAGTAGCCAATAAAGCAGAGGGTAAAGGCGAAGAAAGTCCAGAAGTACAGTGGCTTACGGCTGAGGCTGTCTACAAGGAAACCTGCAAAAGGTCTGCAGCAAAGGGCACCGATGGTGTACAATGAAATGATGATGCCCGCCGTGGAGTTGTCGGTCTGGAATTTCTCGAAAATGTACAGCGGCAAAACTGGCAGCAACTGGTAGAAGCTGAAGAACAGCAAAAAGTTGGCGGCCGCGCAAGTTACAAAATTGCGTGTCCAAAGCGCGGGCTTATTTTCGAGTGCTGCAGTCTGTGAATTCATATCCATTCCTCGAACCTCGAGCCTGGAACCTGTAGCCTATTTCTTTTCCAAGGTCACGATGGTTTCCAAGTGCGGAGTGCCCGGGAACAGGTCCAGCGGCTGTACTTCGCGAACGCGGTAGCCGTATCGTTCCCATTCCTTGAGGGATTCCGGAATTTCGTCTGTGCCGCAGAACACGTGGCAGACGCGTACAGGGTGGCGCATCACCAGGGCCTTGATGACTCCCGGCTCGCAACCCTTACGGGGCGGGTCCAGCAAAATTTTTTCTGGTTCTCCAGGAACCGGCTTGGGCAAACGCAGGTGGATAAAATCTTCGTCGATCTTGCCTGCGATAAAGCGGTAGTTCTTTTTCAGGAACTTGGCGCTGGCCTTTGCGCTTTCGATGGACGGACCTTCCCATTCCACACCGAGAACGGACTTGGCAGCTTCGCCTAAGGCAAAACTGAACAAACCGTAACCGCAGTAAAGGTCCAGGAATCGGTCTTCCTTGGAAAGACCCATCATGCGGCCAGCAGCCTTGATCAAGTTGTGGATCTGGCTTTCGTTAATCTGGCTGAAACCAGTGACGGGATACTTAAGGCGGAAATGTCCCAAGTCCAAAGTCATTTCGCGGGGGCCGTAAAGCTGCTTGAAGTTCAGACCTTCTGTGGGGCGCTTGGCTTCCAGGTAGTAGTCGGATTCCGTGGTGTCCACGTAGGCGTGGGCGGCGGTCACATGGAACGGGCTCTGCTGAAGGACTTCGGAAATTTGCTTCAGCTTGCGGACGATGGTGGCGTCAATTTTCTTGATGTTGAAAATGACCACGCGGTACTTGTAGGTGCCGCGGATGATGATCCAGTTGAGAGCGTAGGCCAGCGGCTTGTAGGCCGGAGTGATCAGCTTTTCAAAAAGCAGGTCGTAAATCTTGTTGTGTTCTT
Above is a genomic segment from Fibrobacter sp. containing:
- a CDS encoding class I SAM-dependent RNA methyltransferase, producing MLFEQAIANCIPNYTREAESAHGESLAMLDYKDELKIKDQAIKEFWEVNRLAGSPKPVIASPMPRGYRTTSKRRVAMVPGNLQFDRQDSMLEPEEHNKIYDLLFEKLITPAYKPLAYALNWIIIRGTYKYRVVIFNIKKIDATIVRKLKQISEVLQQSPFHVTAAHAYVDTTESDYYLEAKRPTEGLNFKQLYGPREMTLDLGHFRLKYPVTGFSQINESQIHNLIKAAGRMMGLSKEDRFLDLYCGYGLFSFALGEAAKSVLGVEWEGPSIESAKASAKFLKKNYRFIAGKIDEDFIHLRLPKPVPGEPEKILLDPPRKGCEPGVIKALVMRHPVRVCHVFCGTDEIPESLKEWERYGYRVREVQPLDLFPGTPHLETIVTLEKK